A genomic segment from candidate division KSB1 bacterium encodes:
- a CDS encoding bifunctional sulfate adenylyltransferase/adenylylsulfate kinase: protein MAALLIPPYGGKLVDLMVNPEQREELRARAAQLPAIQISERSVCDLTLLATGGFSPLDRFMGRADYERVVHEMRLSNGRLFPIPITLPVEAGPAIKLDHRIALRNAKNELLAVMSIAEIYPWDLAEVAQRVFGSTDLRHPLVAEMHRWGKLNISGPLQVVQLPAQYDFQSLRLSPAQTRTRLEKLGRRNVVAFQTRNPLHRAHEELTKRAAAEVNGVLLLHPVVGMTKPGDVDHFTRVRTYKTLVERYYDPDRTLLALLPLAMRLAGPREALWHAIIRRNHGANFLIVGRDHASPGNDSTGKPFYGPYDAQELVRRHSEELGVGMVPFRELVFLPDEGRYEEVDKIGARRRTISLSGTQVREEYLNRGKALPDWFTRPEVAEILSETYPPRHRQGVCIWFTGLSGAGKSTTAEVLTVLLLEKGRQITLLDGDVVRTHLSKGLGFSKEDRDTNIRRIGFVAAEIVRHGGVVIVAAVSPYRTTRNDVRNMVGAEQFIEVFVDTPLAVCEQRDIKGMYAKARRGEIKEFTGIDDPYEPPLHPEITLDTLTHSAEENARRILTHLIHKGFVRA from the coding sequence ATGGCTGCACTGCTCATTCCTCCCTATGGCGGCAAACTGGTGGACTTGATGGTGAACCCTGAGCAACGGGAGGAACTGCGGGCCCGCGCGGCACAGCTTCCCGCAATCCAAATCTCCGAACGCTCGGTTTGTGATCTGACCCTGCTGGCAACCGGCGGTTTTTCCCCGCTCGATCGCTTCATGGGCCGTGCCGACTACGAGCGCGTGGTTCATGAAATGCGGTTGAGCAACGGCAGGCTCTTTCCGATTCCCATCACCCTGCCGGTGGAAGCGGGGCCGGCGATCAAACTCGACCACCGCATTGCCCTGCGCAACGCGAAAAACGAGCTGCTAGCGGTGATGAGCATTGCGGAGATTTATCCCTGGGATCTGGCGGAAGTGGCGCAGCGGGTGTTTGGCTCCACCGATCTGCGCCATCCCCTGGTGGCGGAAATGCATCGCTGGGGCAAACTCAACATTTCCGGCCCGCTGCAGGTGGTGCAGCTTCCCGCGCAGTATGATTTTCAGAGTTTGCGGCTGAGCCCGGCGCAAACGCGCACCCGTCTGGAGAAGTTGGGCCGCCGCAACGTGGTCGCCTTTCAGACCCGCAACCCGCTGCATCGCGCCCACGAGGAATTGACCAAACGGGCGGCAGCGGAAGTCAACGGTGTTTTGCTGCTGCATCCGGTGGTGGGGATGACCAAACCGGGCGATGTCGATCACTTCACCCGTGTGCGCACCTACAAGACGCTGGTCGAGCGCTATTATGATCCCGACCGCACCCTGCTGGCGCTGCTGCCGCTGGCGATGCGCCTGGCCGGGCCGCGCGAAGCCCTGTGGCATGCCATCATTCGCCGCAATCACGGCGCCAATTTTCTAATTGTCGGTCGTGATCACGCCAGCCCGGGCAATGATTCCACCGGCAAACCTTTCTACGGTCCCTACGATGCCCAGGAGCTGGTTCGCCGTCACAGTGAGGAATTGGGCGTCGGCATGGTGCCCTTCCGCGAATTGGTGTTCCTGCCCGACGAAGGGCGCTACGAGGAAGTCGACAAGATTGGCGCCCGGCGCCGTACGATTTCACTCTCCGGCACGCAGGTGCGGGAGGAATATCTGAATCGCGGCAAAGCCCTGCCGGACTGGTTCACCCGCCCCGAAGTGGCCGAGATTCTCTCGGAAACGTATCCACCGCGCCATCGCCAGGGGGTTTGCATTTGGTTTACCGGTTTGAGCGGCGCTGGCAAATCCACTACGGCGGAGGTGCTCACCGTGCTCTTGCTCGAAAAGGGCCGCCAGATTACCCTGCTCGACGGCGACGTGGTCCGCACCCATCTCTCCAAAGGATTGGGGTTCAGCAAGGAAGACCGTGATACCAACATCCGCCGCATCGGTTTCGTGGCGGCGGAAATCGTGCGCCATGGCGGGGTGGTGATCGTCGCCGCCGTGAGTCCCTACCGGACCACGCGCAACGACGTGCGCAACATGGTGGGTGCGGAACAATTCATCGAAGTGTTTGTTGATACGCCGCTGGCGGTTTGCGAACAGCGGGATATCAAGGGCATGTATGCCAAAGCCCGGCGGGGTGAAATCAAGGAATTCACCGGCATCGACGACCCTTATGAGCCGCCCCTGCACCCCGAGATCACGCTCGACACGCTCACGCACTCGGCGGAGGAAAATGCCCGCCGGATTCTGACCCACCTCATTCACAAAGGATTCGTGCGCGCCTGA